A genomic window from Solidesulfovibrio sp. includes:
- a CDS encoding YibE/F family protein — protein MRDGKTACPWPRPGNCAPDATGPSRRRVRDGLPRREALFVLCIAALTAGLWFAPTGFEERLPVDAVQVKARVLAVDDAHVRQYGIVREGEQRVTAEPLSGPFAGRPIVADNLLLGKLEFDKVFAPGDTALLVLSLRNGEIVSAVAQDHWRLTLQGALLGLFALALAVYAGWTGVKAVLSFVFAALLLWKVLVPLFLRGFDPLLTALGVLALLMAGIVFLVGGLSRRSLAAYLGSLGGVAVTCLLSLATARGFALPGAVMPFAETLLYTGYAHLNLGRMFLAAICLGASGAIMDVAMDVAASQCEVAAHHPGIGGWPLCLSGLRVGRVVVGTMATTLLLAYCGGGLALLMVVMAQGVPLINAATMPHVAAEIANTLVGSFGLVTAAPLTAVAGGMLLRRGPGRRDDAP, from the coding sequence ATGCGAGACGGGAAAACCGCCTGCCCCTGGCCAAGGCCCGGCAATTGCGCCCCAGACGCGACCGGGCCGTCCCGACGGCGCGTTCGCGACGGCCTGCCGCGCCGCGAAGCGCTGTTTGTCCTTTGTATCGCCGCCCTCACCGCGGGCCTGTGGTTCGCGCCCACCGGCTTCGAGGAGCGCCTGCCGGTCGACGCCGTGCAGGTCAAGGCCAGGGTGCTGGCCGTGGACGACGCCCACGTGCGCCAGTACGGCATCGTGCGCGAGGGCGAGCAGCGGGTCACGGCCGAGCCGCTGTCCGGCCCCTTCGCCGGCCGGCCCATCGTCGCGGACAACCTCCTGCTCGGCAAGCTGGAGTTCGACAAGGTCTTCGCCCCGGGCGACACGGCGCTGCTCGTGCTGTCGCTTCGAAACGGCGAGATCGTCTCGGCCGTGGCCCAGGACCATTGGCGCCTGACGCTCCAAGGGGCGCTGCTCGGGCTTTTCGCCCTGGCCCTGGCCGTCTACGCCGGCTGGACCGGGGTCAAGGCCGTGCTGTCCTTCGTGTTCGCGGCGCTGCTGTTGTGGAAGGTGCTGGTGCCGCTGTTCCTGCGCGGCTTCGATCCGCTGCTGACGGCGTTGGGCGTGCTGGCCCTGCTCATGGCCGGCATCGTCTTCCTGGTGGGCGGGCTGTCGCGGCGGTCGCTGGCCGCCTATCTGGGGTCGCTTGGCGGCGTGGCCGTGACCTGCCTGCTGTCGCTGGCCACGGCCCGGGGCTTTGCCCTGCCCGGCGCGGTCATGCCCTTTGCCGAGACCCTGCTGTATACCGGCTACGCCCACTTGAACCTGGGCCGGATGTTTCTGGCCGCCATTTGCCTGGGCGCCAGCGGCGCCATCATGGACGTGGCCATGGACGTGGCCGCCAGCCAGTGCGAGGTGGCCGCCCACCATCCGGGCATCGGGGGCTGGCCGCTGTGCCTGTCGGGCCTGCGGGTGGGACGGGTGGTGGTGGGCACCATGGCCACCACGCTGCTGCTGGCCTACTGCGGCGGCGGGCTGGCCCTGCTCATGGTGGTCATGGCCCAGGGCGTGCCGCTTATAAACGCCGCCACCATGCCCCACGTGGCCGCCGAGATCGCCAACACGCTGGTGGGCAGTTTCGGCCTGGTCACGGCCGCGCCGCTGACGGCCGTGGCCGGGGGAATGTTGCTGCGCCGCGGGCCCGGTCGCCGCGACGACGCCCCCTAG
- a CDS encoding alkaline phosphatase, with product MRRFALPPFAAATINRVAWLVLAALFVCAAVTHADSGPQPKYVFFFIGDGMAMPQRGAAEYYTAAKEGKKEPGIVKLTMNKMPAQGLTSTYSLNSIITDSGAAGTALATGVKTYNGAIGVDGAKKPVRSMAEMARDKGMKVGIVSSVSLDHATPSSFYAHQASRNNYYEIALDLAKSGFDYFGGGGFKDPEGKKSKQEGEKPNALEVIKAAGYTVTSDPQAVKDAKPGTRLVAVNPVLDSDKALPYALDGDKADLSLADYTAKGIELLDNPKGFFFMVEGGKIDWACHANDAAASINDTLALDAAVAQAVTFAEAHPNETLIVVTGDHETGGLTLGFAGTRYGNYYDYIKNQKASFLKFTAALKEYKKTHDAQNARFEDVAPLITENFGLLVPTGADLEAMQSAPKPNEDNTSPADPHGMYLKPFELVAVKEAFARTMQDEKEKGDDEMDYRAYGGYEPLAVALTHILDNKAGIGWTSYSHTGVPVVTSAMGPGCQAFAGYYDNTDLAKKIMAALGEKVVAAN from the coding sequence ATGCGCCGATTCGCCCTGCCGCCCTTTGCCGCCGCCACCATCAACCGCGTGGCCTGGCTGGTGCTGGCCGCCCTGTTCGTCTGCGCCGCCGTCACCCACGCCGATTCCGGCCCCCAACCCAAATACGTCTTTTTCTTCATCGGCGACGGCATGGCCATGCCCCAGCGCGGCGCCGCCGAGTACTACACCGCCGCCAAGGAAGGCAAAAAGGAACCCGGCATCGTCAAGCTGACCATGAACAAGATGCCGGCCCAGGGCCTGACCAGCACCTATTCCCTCAATTCCATCATCACCGATTCCGGCGCCGCCGGCACGGCGCTGGCCACCGGGGTCAAGACCTACAACGGCGCCATCGGCGTGGACGGGGCCAAGAAGCCCGTGCGCTCCATGGCCGAAATGGCCCGGGACAAGGGCATGAAGGTCGGCATCGTCTCCAGCGTCTCCCTGGACCACGCCACGCCGTCGAGCTTCTACGCCCACCAGGCCAGCCGCAACAACTACTACGAGATCGCCCTGGACCTGGCCAAAAGCGGCTTCGACTACTTCGGCGGCGGCGGCTTCAAGGACCCCGAGGGCAAGAAGTCCAAGCAGGAAGGCGAGAAGCCAAACGCCCTGGAGGTCATCAAGGCCGCCGGCTACACCGTGACCAGCGACCCCCAGGCCGTCAAGGACGCCAAGCCCGGCACCAGGCTCGTGGCCGTAAACCCGGTGCTCGACAGCGACAAGGCCCTGCCCTACGCCCTGGACGGCGACAAGGCCGACCTTTCCCTGGCCGACTACACGGCCAAGGGCATCGAGCTCCTCGACAACCCCAAGGGCTTCTTCTTCATGGTCGAAGGCGGCAAGATCGACTGGGCCTGCCACGCCAACGACGCCGCCGCCTCCATCAACGACACCCTGGCCCTGGACGCCGCCGTGGCCCAGGCCGTCACATTCGCCGAAGCCCATCCCAACGAGACGCTCATCGTGGTCACCGGCGACCACGAAACCGGCGGCCTGACCCTGGGATTCGCCGGCACCCGCTACGGCAACTACTACGACTACATCAAGAACCAGAAGGCGTCCTTCCTCAAGTTCACGGCCGCCCTCAAGGAATACAAAAAGACCCACGACGCCCAAAACGCCAGGTTCGAGGACGTCGCGCCCCTGATCACGGAGAATTTCGGCCTGCTCGTGCCGACCGGGGCCGACCTCGAAGCCATGCAGTCCGCGCCCAAGCCCAACGAGGACAACACCTCCCCGGCCGATCCCCACGGCATGTACTTGAAGCCCTTCGAACTGGTCGCCGTCAAGGAGGCCTTCGCCCGCACCATGCAGGACGAAAAGGAAAAAGGCGACGACGAGATGGACTACCGGGCCTACGGCGGCTACGAGCCCCTGGCCGTGGCCCTGACCCACATCCTCGACAACAAGGCCGGCATCGGCTGGACCAGCTACTCCCACACCGGCGTGCCCGTGGTCACCTCGGCCATGGGCCCCGGCTGCCAGGCCTTCGCCGGCTACTACGACAACACCGACCTGGCCAAGAAGATCATGGCCGCCCTGGGTGAAAAGGTCGTGGCGGCCAATTAG
- a CDS encoding TlpA disulfide reductase family protein: MKRTVFVVVLLVALAAAAPALAVEASEAPRSKPLAVGSVFPDVPLIGPVSAEAAAVLGIAPGKAQTPVNAVTAEVLVVEIFSMYCPYCQKDAPTVNALFDLIAKRGLSNRIAVVGIGAGNSDAEVDIFRKKYAVPFPLFSDATFAVHARVGEVGTPFFYVLKKQKDGSYRVVDGSLGVINSPAEFLAFITRKAGI, from the coding sequence ATGAAACGAACCGTCTTTGTCGTCGTCCTGCTTGTGGCGCTTGCCGCCGCCGCGCCGGCCCTGGCCGTGGAGGCGTCCGAAGCGCCGCGCTCCAAACCTCTGGCCGTGGGCAGCGTCTTTCCCGACGTGCCGCTGATCGGCCCGGTCTCGGCCGAGGCGGCCGCGGTCCTGGGCATCGCCCCGGGCAAGGCCCAAACGCCCGTCAATGCCGTGACCGCCGAGGTCCTGGTGGTCGAGATCTTCAGCATGTACTGCCCGTACTGCCAGAAGGACGCGCCCACGGTGAACGCGCTTTTCGACCTCATCGCCAAGCGCGGCCTGTCCAACCGCATCGCCGTCGTCGGCATCGGGGCGGGCAATTCCGACGCGGAAGTCGACATCTTCCGCAAGAAATACGCCGTCCCCTTTCCGCTTTTCTCCGACGCCACCTTTGCCGTGCACGCCCGGGTGGGCGAGGTGGGCACGCCCTTTTTCTACGTGCTCAAGAAGCAAAAGGACGGAAGCTACCGCGTGGTCGACGGCAGCCTCGGCGTCATCAATTCGCCGGCCGAGTTTCTTGCCTTCATCACGCGCAAGGCCGGCATCTAG
- a CDS encoding redoxin domain-containing protein produces the protein MYASWIGAALAVLLLACPASASHTPSESLAENICPVGPLPATDSTLAVAVGEAMPDFDLPAVGGGHVRLADFLGKKNLVLSFIPAAWTPVCSGQWPGYNIAKEVFEANDAALVGVSADNIPTLYAWTRQMGGLWFPVASDFWPHGALARKLGILRGDGTIERALFVVDKKGVIRFIDVHDINTRPDMGELVKAMEAVHAAP, from the coding sequence ATGTACGCATCGTGGATCGGGGCCGCGCTGGCGGTCCTGCTGCTGGCTTGTCCGGCTTCGGCCTCCCACACGCCGAGCGAAAGCCTGGCCGAGAACATCTGTCCGGTGGGCCCCCTGCCGGCCACGGACAGCACGCTCGCCGTGGCCGTTGGCGAGGCCATGCCGGATTTCGACCTGCCGGCCGTGGGCGGCGGCCATGTCCGGCTGGCCGACTTCCTGGGCAAAAAAAACCTGGTGCTCTCCTTCATCCCGGCCGCCTGGACGCCGGTGTGCTCCGGCCAGTGGCCGGGCTACAACATCGCCAAGGAGGTCTTCGAGGCCAACGACGCGGCGCTGGTGGGCGTTTCGGCGGACAACATCCCGACGCTGTACGCCTGGACCCGGCAGATGGGCGGGCTGTGGTTTCCCGTGGCCTCGGATTTCTGGCCCCACGGCGCACTGGCCCGCAAGCTTGGCATCCTGCGCGGCGACGGCACCATCGAACGGGCGCTTTTTGTAGTGGACAAAAAAGGTGTGATCCGTTTCATTGATGTGCACGACATCAATACGCGCCCGGACATGGGCGAACTGGTCAAGGCCATGGAGGCCGTGCACGCCGCTCCGTGA
- a CDS encoding carboxymuconolactone decarboxylase family protein, which produces MRDDSLPRHYERLARNYPRFMSALDDVAVASRELGPLEEKTIQLVQLGAAAALGAETSVSSHARRAARAGATPGEISQALLALTTTIGFPAVAAALKWAEKYLDE; this is translated from the coding sequence ATGCGGGATGATTCCCTGCCCCGGCACTACGAACGTCTGGCCCGCAACTATCCCCGTTTCATGTCCGCCCTGGACGATGTGGCCGTGGCCTCGCGGGAGCTCGGGCCGCTGGAGGAAAAAACCATCCAGCTCGTGCAGCTCGGCGCGGCGGCGGCCCTGGGCGCGGAGACGTCGGTGTCCAGCCACGCCCGGCGGGCCGCCCGGGCCGGGGCCACGCCGGGCGAAATCAGCCAGGCCCTGCTGGCGCTGACCACCACCATCGGCTTTCCGGCCGTGGCCGCGGCGCTCAAATGGGCCGAGAAGTATCTGGACGAATAA
- the rbr gene encoding rubrerythrin, with translation MKSLKGSKTEKNILTAFAGESQARNRYTYFASKAKKEGYEQICAIFTETADQEKEHAKRLFKYLEGGEVEFTAAFPAGVIGDTVANLREAAGGEAYEEDDMYPSFAAVAKDEGYDEVAATFLHIAKAEGFHKRRYAKLADNIEQGLVFKRPSKILWRCRNCGYPMESDHAPDKCPACEHPQAYFEIAPENW, from the coding sequence ATGAAATCGCTCAAGGGATCGAAGACCGAAAAGAACATCCTGACCGCCTTTGCCGGCGAGTCCCAGGCCCGCAACCGCTATACCTATTTCGCTTCCAAGGCGAAAAAGGAAGGCTACGAGCAGATCTGCGCCATCTTCACCGAGACGGCCGACCAGGAAAAGGAGCACGCCAAGCGGCTGTTCAAGTACCTGGAAGGCGGTGAGGTCGAGTTCACGGCCGCCTTTCCGGCCGGCGTGATCGGCGACACCGTGGCCAACCTGCGCGAGGCCGCCGGCGGCGAGGCCTACGAGGAGGACGACATGTACCCGTCGTTCGCCGCCGTGGCCAAGGACGAGGGCTACGACGAGGTGGCCGCCACCTTCCTGCACATCGCCAAGGCCGAGGGCTTCCACAAGCGCCGCTACGCCAAGCTCGCCGACAACATCGAGCAGGGCCTGGTCTTCAAGCGCCCCTCCAAGATCCTGTGGCGCTGCCGCAACTGCGGCTATCCCATGGAAAGCGACCACGCCCCGGACAAGTGCCCGGCCTGCGAGCATCCGCAAGCCTACTTCGAGATCGCCCCCGAGAACTGGTAG
- a CDS encoding 4Fe-4S dicluster domain-containing protein: MNRRAFLTALGTAAAGLAAPGTAATVLARDAKPETEPLATLYDLSKCVGCGACVAACREAHAGAYPEPRKPFPEMSPARVKAEDFSEARDVDDRLTPYNWLFIQSATVAKDGRPLTVHIPRRCMHCVHPPCAELCPWGAAAKYPDGAVRIDTDICLGGAKCRSVCPWQIPQRQTGVGLYLDLLPRYAGNGVMYKCDRCKDRAAKGLEPACIEACPQGAQTIGPRSRIVAAARELARQTGGSIYGETENGGTNTLYVSPVPLADLDAALAKGPGRPGLARTADVMGEQANLAGAVLLAPVAGVVAGALKLYARAKGRGAKEDGHDHA; encoded by the coding sequence ATGAACAGGCGCGCCTTCCTCACCGCCCTCGGCACGGCCGCCGCCGGCCTGGCCGCGCCCGGGACGGCCGCAACCGTGCTGGCCCGGGACGCGAAACCGGAAACCGAACCCCTGGCCACCCTCTACGACCTCTCGAAATGCGTCGGCTGCGGCGCCTGCGTGGCCGCCTGCCGCGAGGCCCACGCCGGGGCCTATCCCGAGCCGCGAAAGCCCTTTCCGGAAATGTCCCCGGCCCGGGTCAAAGCCGAGGATTTCTCCGAGGCCCGCGACGTCGACGACCGGCTGACCCCCTACAACTGGCTCTTCATCCAGTCCGCCACCGTCGCCAAGGACGGCCGGCCGCTGACCGTCCACATCCCCCGGCGCTGCATGCACTGCGTCCATCCGCCCTGCGCCGAGCTGTGCCCCTGGGGCGCGGCCGCGAAATACCCGGACGGCGCCGTGCGCATCGACACGGACATTTGCCTGGGCGGGGCCAAGTGCCGGTCCGTGTGCCCCTGGCAGATCCCCCAGCGCCAGACGGGCGTGGGCCTCTACCTCGACCTGCTGCCGCGCTATGCCGGCAACGGCGTCATGTACAAGTGCGACCGCTGCAAGGACCGGGCGGCCAAGGGGCTGGAGCCGGCCTGCATCGAGGCCTGCCCGCAGGGCGCGCAGACCATCGGGCCGCGCTCGCGCATCGTGGCCGCCGCCCGGGAACTGGCCCGGCAGACCGGCGGCTCCATCTACGGCGAAACGGAAAACGGCGGCACCAACACCCTCTACGTCTCGCCCGTGCCCCTGGCCGACCTCGACGCGGCCCTGGCCAAGGGCCCCGGCCGGCCGGGGCTGGCCCGAACGGCGGACGTCATGGGCGAACAGGCCAACCTGGCCGGGGCGGTGCTGCTGGCCCCGGTGGCCGGGGTGGTGGCCGGGGCGCTCAAACTGTACGCGCGCGCCAAGGGGCGCGGCGCCAAGGAGGACGGCCATGACCACGCCTAG
- a CDS encoding cysteine-rich small domain-containing protein, translating into MEASHRYFANTACRYFPCHPGADAAAFNCLFCFCPLYFLEDCGGRAEMRQGVKDCTPCLRPHRPEGYDEILARLREEAARKREAAEKNAPR; encoded by the coding sequence ATGGAGGCCAGCCACCGCTATTTCGCCAACACCGCCTGCCGCTACTTCCCCTGCCACCCGGGCGCGGACGCGGCGGCCTTCAACTGCCTGTTCTGCTTCTGCCCGCTCTATTTCCTGGAGGACTGCGGCGGGCGGGCCGAGATGCGCCAGGGCGTCAAGGACTGCACCCCCTGCCTGCGGCCCCACCGGCCCGAGGGCTACGACGAAATCCTGGCCCGGCTGCGGGAGGAAGCGGCCCGTAAACGCGAGGCCGCCGAAAAAAACGCGCCGCGTTGA